A genomic window from Elaeis guineensis isolate ETL-2024a chromosome 3, EG11, whole genome shotgun sequence includes:
- the LOC105041829 gene encoding growth-regulating factor 1, which yields MMSGRSSSCRHPFTPSQWQELEHQALIFKYMASGIPIPSDLILPLRRSYLLDSTITSPTLAFPPQPSMNWGWNQVGFGRKADDPEPGRCRRTDGKKWRCAKEAYPDSKYCERHMHRGKNRSRKPVEMSLATTLPSSTTSTTSSTSHNPSPYPPLPLSISTPDSYHLLYPYHSSSRPPGVVLNTPHFNLDTPTYTQPDKDYRYCHGMKDVDEYSFFSEASGSERESSWQFRPLGMSLLGESKQGSSALQQNAYSQCERDAEEKQQQHCFVLGADFKLERPGKVDREQEGQRPLRHFFDEWPQKSKDSWVDLEQENSNQASAAYSKTQLSISIPMSHHDFPVTSCRYRNDD from the exons ATGATGAGTGGGAGgagcagcagctgcaggcatcccTTCACACCATCTCAATGGCAGGAGTTGGAGCACCAGGCTCTCATCTTCAAGTATATGGCCTCAGGAATCCCCATCCCTTCTGATCTCATCCTCCCCTTAAGGAGGAGCTACCTTCTGGACTCCACCATCACCTCCCCAACTCTGGCCTTCCCTCCCCAGCCTTCAA TGAACTGGGGCTGGAACCAGGTGGGTTTTGGCAGGAAGGCAGATGACCCAGAGCCAGGTAGGTGCAGGAGAACAGATGGGAAGAAATGGAGGTGTGCCAAAGAGGCCTACCCAGACTCCAAATACTGTGAGAGGCACATGCACAGAGGCAAGAACCGTTCAAGAAAGCCTGTGGAAATGTCTTTGGCCACCACTCTCCCCTCTTCCACCACTTCCACCACCTCCTCCACCTCCCACAACCCCTCCCCCTacccccctcttcctctctccatctccacccCAGACTCTTACCACCTTCTGTATCCCTACCACTCCTCTTCCAGGCCACCTGGTGTTGTCCTCAACACTCCCCACTTCAATCTAGACACTCCAACCTACACCCAACCTGACAAAGACTACAG GTATTGTCATGGAATGAAGGATGTGGATGAGTACAGCTTCTTTTCAGAGGCCTCAGGAAGTGAGAGGGAGAGCTCATGGCAGTTCAGGCCACTAGGAATGAGTTTACTTGGAGAGAGCAAGCAAGGGAGCTCTGCTCTGCAGCAGAACGCTTACTCCCAGTGCGAGAGGGACGCAGAGGAGAAGCAGCAGCAGCACTGCTTTGTTCTGGGAGCTGACTTCAAGCTGGAGAGGCCTGGGAAGGTGGATAGGGAGCAGGAGGGCCAGAGGCCTCTGCGCCATTTCTTCGATGAGTGGCCGCAGAAGAGCAAAGACTCATGGGTGGATTTGGAGCAGGAGAACTCCAACCAGGCTTCTGCTGCCTACTCCAAGACCCAGCTCTCAATCTCCATTCCCATGTCCCATCACGACTTCCCGGTTACCAGTTGCCGATATCGCAATG ATGACTGA